The genomic segment ATGAAGTAGAAATCGATTACAGCAAGCCATACATCAGAGTAACGTATGAAGAAGCGATGCGAGGAACACCCtgtaagtaaaagaaaaaaaaaaaacagactggaAGGAGATTGTTTAAATGTTGGAGTTTGGGGGTGGGGGATGTGATTGTGATATCTCTGAGACCAAAACAACTTTGTGTATCTGACTGGATTTGCAGCCAATGACTTAGTTAATCTTTGGTGATTAGATAACTGTTCCCATGTGAAACTGGGCCTACCAATACCACTGAAATTGGAGCTTGTGTGTGTTGTGTCcaaagaggaggcagaggcaggacTGACTCAAAGGATGGCTGCACCCTCTTGCCAAATATAGTGTACAAATAGTGCTATTTTACTTGGCCAATCTGTTATGGCTACAGAGACaataaaaatgctgcatttttacCTACCTGACTGCTGCTGAGAGATGAGCCAGCTTAGATGGGGACCTGGCAGCTGTTTCTTGCCAGAGGTTCTAGAAATCTAATGCTTTCCACAGTCTGCATTAATTACCCAGCTGAAAGTCTCCAGAGCTCGCACAAAAGTCTCTGGTTTCAACATTGGTGGCTCACCTGCCTGCTAAGACTAAAATACACTTTGTGATtccttgctgctgtttgttCCTGTGCTCCGGAACTGTAGCTGCTGCAGGAATGGAGGTAAAGGGAAGGCTGTCCCAGCCAGTTTCCAGAACATGATTGTAATTTCATAAAGGCCTGCCAGGACCAGCCTGGCACACAGAAAGCTTTTGCAATCTCAGATCTCCAGATGCTTGGCTCACCAAGAGCATCCTGTTGTATTCAGACTGAGGTAGATTTGCTGAAAAGTGATTGTAAGAGGCTGTCCTCAAATTGACTTCTCTGCTTAGCTTGAATTTGCATGCTTTGCATAAACTCATCCTCTTGCTGCCCAAACCTATGGGGTTTCAGCTATCCTGCTAGGTCTTCTCTCTGccctttgctctctgcagctttggTGTGCCTCTGCTCACAGCACTCCTCTGAATCTGTCTGCCAGAGAGCAGCAGGCCATTCTCAAGTGTGAAGGATACCAGGAGTGTGTGGCTTTCTGTTACCAGCAGTAAAACAGCCCTGTGCAACCCCAAATCAGAAGTCAGGGAGCCTCCTACTGCTTGTGGCAGTGCTAGACTACCTCACTCTGTGGTGACCTCAAAGAGCTAAGCtacaatttcattatttatctATGGATGTAGCTGATAGTGCCAGTGGTTCAGCAGAATtgtgtctgcttttctttgagTAGTGCAGCTGGGTTTTTGGATAGAGCCATAAGCTTCATGGATTTGAGGGAGCCGGTGATGGTGATGGGGAATCAGAACAGTCTGTTGCCTCAGCCAGGCTGGTAGCTGTGGCagtgggctgcagggagggtgcTGAAAAGGTCTTGAGATGCCATCCTGGCTGGCAGGGAGAAATGGGGCACCTATGATACATTTGGGCCAGTTCACCTTTGGTAGCTCGCTGCTGTGCAAAAAGTTAATGTTGAGAGAGATGTCCAGGGTTTGCTTTCCCCTTGATCCCCCTTCACCTTGTTTTGGTGGATATGTCGTAGGCTTTGAATTTGTCTTTAAACATGGTTGTTCTTCAGCTCTGTGCCCAGCAGCATTTGCTTCCATGTGGAAAGGCAGGGAACAAGCCATTTCTCTTCACAAATCATTGCTGGCTGTGGCTCTGCATTCTGCCAGTTTTCTGCAACACCCCTGTGAATTCTAGAAGGTCGCCAAACACACGCATGGGCAGTAGCTGCTTTTCCAGGAAGGCATCTTCACAAATGTCTCTCTGTTCCTTTGGCACAGTGGATCGCCCCGTCAGAGTTTATGCCGATGGAATATTTGATTTGTTTCACTCTGGACATGCCCGCGCCTTGATGCAAGCGAAGAACCTCTTCCCAAACACATACCTCATTGTCGGAGGTAAGGAGTGACTGTTGACTTTGGCTGCCATAGGTGTACAGCTCACCTCCATCCATGGTTGTGCATACAGATGGCATAGAAAGGGTTTTGTCTGTATGGCCTCAGTGGCTCTCACTGCAGCCAGTTGTCCCAAAGCTTGACAGAGGCTTGTTGTAATATGCTGAGAGTTGGATATGTCTGCAGAAAGATGACCCTATACCAAAGGAAGTTATGTTGGATCACACTGTTCTAAAGTGACTCCTCTATTTTCTGACAGATACTGGTGAGTTGCACGTCTGAGTATCAAGGGGCAATTGAGCACCTGCCTCTTGAATGAGGCAGTTGGAGAGTGAGTAACTGTCCCTCCATGACTGATTGAGCTTTATGTCACCTGTATCACCCTGCAAGTCACCCTcttgctccagcactctgatgGCAATTGCTTATCACTAATGCCAAACAGGTCCTGCTAGGAGTGTGGAGGTCACTGTGGTTCCTTGTGCGTGTGCCTGGCCACATGGAAGTCAGTGAAGCCCTGTTTCTCCAAAGAAAAGGTCCCCATTTCATTTGTTACGTTTGAAAGTCTTCAGACGATGCCAAGAATATCCTGCTCACGGCCCAGGGTGATCTGGCAGAGCTATTTCAGCCAGGCCTCCTTCAAGAatgtaataggaaaaaaagaaaccctttcTCCTGGCTGCTGTAATACACTGGCCTCTGTCCAGGCAGTGCCCCTGTGCCCTTACCTTTGCCCACCCTAAAGACCTGTCAGGCTGTGCATGTTGGCTATAAGGAAGTGACTTCTAGTCAGTCTGCGTAATGATGAAGTATTAGAGCTGAGAATACCTTTAACTAGTTTTCTCAGCTACCGTTAtcttcctgaagaaaaatgaaactctgATTCTGCAGTAAAGTGATCCTGACATCTTTGTGTGGTTTGTTTCATTATCACAGTTTCACTCACAGCTGAGGACATTTTTATAGTGgtacttctgcattttttggGTGCACTACTGTAATGTCTGAatagggaagggagggaggaaagctgAAGTAGTTGCTCCAGTCTACACAATGCACTGACATTAGAAATCTTGCAGGCACAAGGACATCTCCATGTCCATAAATGTTGTACATCAAACAGGAAAGTCGCTTCAGGTCAAACTGTTAAGATATTAATGAAGGAAGATGTGTAGCTACACTCTGCCTCCGAGAGCCCAGTGAGAAGGTGGAGAGCAATTAACTGCTCCACTTGCACCAGGAACTGAGGCAACAGGCCATAGCCCAAGTGAACATTAGCTCCAAGCTGGGAGCAATCTCACCCACTCTTTATCATCTGTTTGTCTAGAACATAAATATATCCAACACCAGTGACATTGGTAATGATTTGTGTACTCTTGAGTCTGATAACCAAATAAACTTCCCTCCTTTTCAACATCTAACATTGCAGATTATGAGGAATTGTTCATTTACTTTCTTATAGAACATGCTAATTAAGCTAGCTTGATTTGCTGTGAACTCACCCTTTGTTTTAATACAGCTTTCCAAGAAGTAGACTGTAGTTCGGCATTTTATGAAATCAGAAGCATAGGCTTGGGCTTCAGTTTCCGAGCCTGAGgtttaaaagcagatttctgcCCAGTAGGCCCCCAGCTGCCACTTCATACAGGAGAGTTGTCTTTTGTAGTGGCTGGTTCTCTTGATAAGTGTTGTAGGTTCTAGAGACCTTGAGGGCCTGAAATGTAGGTCCCCAGCTTGGGCAGAAATCCTCCAAAGAGCCTGCCTAGAATTGCTCAGGAGTTCAGTGTCCTGCAGCACTCCCTGTTCCTGGTGCTTTGTGGCTGGAAAAACTGGGTTTAAAGTGCCAGCACTAGTCTTTGTCAGCAGCTGGCATTGCCTGGTTTAGTAGAGGTGTGTGCAGGGTCCTTTTGTTGTAAGACATTGGGGTAAGTACCTCAGGCTCACTCTTCTCTGCctgtttttcagtctgcagTGATGAGCTGACCCATAACTTCAAGGGCTTCACAGTAATGAATGAAAATGAGCGGTATGACGCTGTGCAGCACTGTCGCTATGTGGATGAAGTGGTGAGAAATGCACCATGGACGCTCACTCCTGAATTCCTGGCAGAGCACAGGGTAATTTGTGACATCCAATCTGTCCTGAATTTTGATTAGCCTCTGTCTGTGCTTGCTGTTTACAGCAAGAATTCATCCATGAGGGTGACCTcttcctgagcaacctgtttctgttgaaaatcCTTAAGTATAGAATAAACTGTATTATGGGAATTGAGTGGGTTTCTTGGGAGACTAAAAGTATTTGCTGAGCTGGCAGGTAAGGTTAAATAAGGTAGAGATTGTGACATGGTGAAAAGGCTGAGGGTTCTCACTATTACAGGAGAAGTTGATGCTTGTTACAGATTGGTGCAAAACACAGTAGGGAGAGGATAACGTGGGTTAGAAGGGATTTGTGGAGAGCGTCTGGTCCAACTCCCTGCTTACAGCAGGAGGAGATTAGGTCTATATCagcttccctgctgcaggagaCCCAGCTATCTGTCTTGAGTCTTTTATCTGTTGGTAGATAAAGTGAAAGGAGTCTTCAACATCTGTTGAACTGCTTTGGGAGGCGAAGGAGTCTATGGGGGACTTTGCTTATTTTACCCTGGTTGCTGTTAACAAGCTATTTCTCTGCAGAGTTTGAAATAACTGCATCCTTAGTCCCAGCCTTTCCTCTCTGATGCGTGCTTAAAATTGATATGCAATTGCCAATGAGAACTGGGACTCATCTGTGGTGCTTTTTAAGAGGCAAATGTCTTGCTGTTCCCTGTTACACCCCTGTGTGGAGGTGTTGAGCAAAAAGttcacagattcacagaatcatttagtttggaaaagatccGCAAGTctaaccataaacctaacactgccaagtccactgctaaaccatgtccctaagcatcacatccacgcatcttttaaatacctgcagggatggtggctcagccacttccttgggcagcttgttccagtgcttgacaaccctttcagagaagtagtatttcctaatatctagtttaaacttCCCatggcgcaacttgaggctatttcctctcatcctatcacttgctacttgggaaaagagaccaacacccgcctCACGACagcctcttttcaggtagttgtagacagcaatcaggtctcccctcagcctccttttctccagactaaacagcacgcagttccctcagccgctcctcaggAGACTTGTCCTCCAGACTCTTTGTCAGCTGCTTTGCCCTTCtgtggacacactccagcaactTAACGttcttcttgtactgaggggcccaaaactgaacacacagTTCAAGGTGCACGGTCCTGCATGTTCAAGATAAAATGTTGACTCACATTGGTTTCTTAATTTTCAGATCGACTTCGTTGCTCATGATGATATCCCCTATTCTTCTGCTGGCAGTGATGATGTTTATAAGCATATAAAAGAAGCAGGTGAGCCGGAGTCAGATTCTCCAGGGCTTCATCTCAGAGATCTGCTGTGGTTTTTCCTGTGCCCCTGTATGGCAGGATTATGCCTGGGGAAGTGGCTCTGCCAGTCTGGGCAGGAGTCTGcccaggaggtcctgagggcagGAAAAAGCCCAGCTTTGGGCCCTACTTCGTAAGACTACGACTGTTGCCTGTCCCAGGCTAAGCATTACCCAGCATTAATTCCAACTTCCAGTCTAGCTGTTGTGATTGAATTAACAGCCACCTTTTGAAAGAATACTGTGGTTTGGCTTTCAGATTCTCACAAATGGAGAATTTCATTAACTTAGCGAAGTGGCTTCTCTAGCTGTTTGCTGTAAAACTCAGTGGGGGTGCGGCTCATGTAAATCTACCCAAACCCAGCCATCAGCTTGTTGTATTTCCACCCACTAAATTGTAGGACCCCTTATCCTGTCCTTGTCACCACACTACATGCAGTGGATTATAGTTGGTAGTCTTTAAACCAGCCAAAGTAAAGAGGTTTTCAGTAGAAAACATGGTATTTTGATATGGATTTGACATGCTTTGGTCTTACTTAGGTCTTCCTCATTGTCCCAGAAAGGAAGGCCCTGGTATTGTGCATTTAAGGACAAAGATGTGGTGGTGTGACGATAACTAGCAAATGAGCTCTTAAAAGGAGAGATTGTTTCCTACTAGAAGTggcagcagctttctgccatGTGTCTTGCTGCAGCTGTCTTGGGTCGTGTTCCCCAATTTTAGGCATGTTTGCACCAACTCAGAGGACTGAGGGGATCTCAACATCAGATATCATCACCCGGATCGTACGGGACTATGATGTTTATGCCAGACGGAACCTCCAGCGGGGCTACACAGCTAAGGAGCTCAATGTCAGCTTCATAAACGTGAGTTGATGTGTGTGTCACCTCAAGCTGTATCAAGCAGAATCTTACAGAGTGTGGAGATGCAGAGTCTTTTCTAGCAGTAGCACAGTACTGCCACACACCAGTAAAAGGCCAGTCTGCAGAGCTAAGCAGTTGCACCAAACCAACCAGTGTCCTGGGAGTAGAAATTAGCCTTCTTCTGCCCCTGAAACTACCTGTGGGACCCACCCAGAGGAACTGGGCTTTTGCTAATACTACACTATTGTCAGTAATGTCTTGGTGACATTTTACCTGTTGAAAGAGCTGGAGACGGGGTGTGTGGTGAAATGCGTGTTTTCTTGAATTGAAAGAAGTGTGGGTTGTtcttggcagcagctgctgtgtctCATCTCTTTCCTCTACCCTCAGCCACTTTCTAAAGGTAGAGTCATTTGTTAGgataaaatctgattttgtaTTCACTGTACTATTCtgttcctggagctgcaggagcagcagtgctTGGGTAGGAAAGAAGGACAAGCTCTGATCCCATGCTGAGAAGCTCTAGCCCACAAGCAGAATACATGGCAGAAGGCACTTCTGATGTTGGAAGTAAAACAGCAAACATCTTTATCGCTCAGACACTatgcctgtttttttaaatataatcaaacacaaaaatgaaacaggagAGGTAACGGCTGTTTGGCCTCTCCTTGGTATGTAACTCTGCCTCTGTTTAAAAACACCCAGCAAAAAGACTTGTGCTATTGTGATATGCCAAGAGACCTACAGCAGGTCACTCAAATCTAATCTTCATATTGTATAAATATTTCCCTCTTCCATGCACTGCTATGAGATAGTGCTTATCTCTGGGTTTAGTCTCACTTTGTGtactgtgccagtgcctgccACAAAGCATCTCACAGCCCCGCTGTGTGTCTGCCATTTAGTCTAGGAAAGAATTGTCACTA from the Cuculus canorus isolate bCucCan1 chromosome 9, bCucCan1.pri, whole genome shotgun sequence genome contains:
- the PCYT1A gene encoding choline-phosphate cytidylyltransferase A, yielding MEPPTSSRLNSRKRRKDESGPNGATELDGIPSKMSRRSLGLKEPAPFSDEVEIDYSKPYIRVTYEEAMRGTPLDRPVRVYADGIFDLFHSGHARALMQAKNLFPNTYLIVGVCSDELTHNFKGFTVMNENERYDAVQHCRYVDEVVRNAPWTLTPEFLAEHRIDFVAHDDIPYSSAGSDDVYKHIKEAGMFAPTQRTEGISTSDIITRIVRDYDVYARRNLQRGYTAKELNVSFINEKKYHLQERVDKVKKRVKDVEEKSKEFVQKVEEKSIDLIQKWEEKSREFIGNFLEMFGPEGALKHMLKEGKGRMLQAISPKQSPSSSPTHDRSPSPSFRWPFSTKTPPSSPANRSRKESAVTYDISEDEED